A genome region from Flavobacterium sp. CFS9 includes the following:
- a CDS encoding DUF6531 domain-containing protein — translation MLLTDNHLTVVVGIDIHFTTLPPFNPFHPYIGIVIDPADYIPFLGTSVHVNGFKRGNSDTGGIIIPLQHIPLFTPPWLMMPIIGHESMNFFASQTVFSDGTRMSPKGHMLMTCNDIGIPLSMSLGKTKVGKKMLPFAPTLFAPTSFSLPIPTGKPVMVGGPYPPDWGGMLTGLVASIGFSTLLKKTRGLIKKINTSGKCPAGLKRILCRFGFEPINLINGAVIYEGSDFDIASPISLNWQRTWYSDSNYVGWLGHGVHCVYDRAVELYPEDDAVGLRMEDGRLVVFPTLMPEEEFYLREEKTTLKRTEGGYQAYDHTNKLFYDFTLFDGKKYQLTQITNHAGLSIIFEFKGYILNRIIDSAGRAIKVSTKEGLIQKLELVSPEQDELLVAYEYDQEGNISAIIDALQKPTTIEYENHLMVKKTDRNGQTFYWEYDTQNRCTHTWGDGGWQEGWVDYHTEEGYNLVTDANGAVTTYYYEPSQLVTQVKDPMGNSTFYDYTEFMELYREIDPEGRILGFNYDERGNKTSTVYPDGTEEIMIYDEENRPSIAIDPEGNKTVYLYKEDREDQLKTIIAPDKTTTHFSYHDNGLLATVAKNNNKLELIYDDQFNLIEWRENSEKLKSWEYDYRGRVQAIYTPMQMADYFSYDALDRVRQIVEKDSNVIQFTYNNYDEVIALKDNKNSIKFSYTPMGSLATREQNGVKVRFDYDKMEQLKGIKNEDNEVYYFDRNKAGHIIKEVAFDGMVKKYQRNLAGEVTGIDHGNGKFTEYEQDALGRITRVDYHDGTWETYSYNKNGQLIEATNQNVSIYFERDAIGRIIQETQKQQLDATQNGITLLSTYNALGQRINISTSLGADINTHYNQKGQLERIEAQSNELKEQHQKWETTLKRDELGREIERFATGGLHIKTSYNNSGKQKEQEVFTNGKRTGSRFYNWDTNQQLRSVVNQMNSSITYFDYDDFGNLAKSYNGTEELYKTPDAVGNLYKTPDRSDRKYGKGGKLLQDEKYHYRYDELGNLIHKSTRKINEELKFEKPTNWIDKLAGNKTEETILQKEHQKWQNGDTTYSWLANGMLESVTNPDGKTVQFEYDALGRRTAKIANQKINRYVWDRDVLIHEWEYDVKDRPKLIAAEDDLVYDKTESIENLITWVYQGGSFVPCAKIVGEEKFSIINDYVDRPVQAYNNTGELVWEAEYDIYGDLFNLTGDRNFIPFRQLGQYEDVETGLYYNRFRYYNPETGLYLSQDPIGIEGNNPNFYAYVFNSNFEFDLFGLDCQVHHLIPQAVYKQFKKDFKKIKGYSQAVNHRLAKNRNNLIDLDTPFHGNHPKYNEYVTSKLEDLKLQQKFDLDNISKLQNHLRDKIAEAQKSGLNLNDFFANL, via the coding sequence ATGTTATTAACCGATAATCATTTAACTGTTGTGGTGGGGATAGACATCCACTTTACTACTTTACCACCATTCAATCCTTTTCATCCTTATATAGGTATTGTTATTGATCCTGCTGATTACATTCCTTTTTTAGGCACTTCGGTACATGTAAATGGTTTTAAACGTGGGAATTCTGATACAGGAGGAATAATCATTCCACTACAGCATATTCCGCTTTTTACGCCACCTTGGCTAATGATGCCTATTATTGGGCATGAGAGTATGAACTTCTTTGCTTCGCAAACGGTATTTTCAGACGGTACGCGAATGAGTCCTAAAGGACATATGCTGATGACTTGCAATGATATTGGGATTCCACTCTCGATGTCATTGGGGAAAACCAAAGTGGGCAAAAAAATGTTACCGTTTGCTCCAACGCTTTTTGCCCCAACCTCATTTTCATTGCCTATCCCAACAGGAAAACCTGTGATGGTTGGCGGACCTTATCCGCCCGATTGGGGCGGTATGCTTACCGGATTGGTTGCCAGTATTGGTTTTAGCACGTTATTGAAGAAAACGAGAGGTCTTATTAAAAAAATCAATACGAGTGGTAAATGCCCAGCAGGTCTCAAAAGAATCCTGTGTAGATTTGGCTTTGAACCTATAAACTTAATTAATGGTGCTGTAATTTATGAAGGGAGCGATTTTGATATTGCCAGTCCAATTTCTTTAAACTGGCAACGTACTTGGTACTCCGATTCTAATTATGTAGGCTGGTTGGGTCATGGTGTACATTGTGTATACGACAGAGCAGTAGAGTTATACCCTGAAGACGATGCGGTAGGACTTCGTATGGAGGATGGAAGATTGGTTGTTTTTCCTACTCTCATGCCTGAAGAAGAATTTTATCTCCGTGAAGAAAAAACAACTCTGAAAAGGACTGAAGGCGGTTATCAGGCATACGATCATACAAACAAACTGTTTTATGATTTCACACTTTTTGATGGCAAGAAATACCAGCTCACTCAGATTACCAATCATGCGGGACTTTCTATCATTTTTGAATTTAAAGGATATATCCTGAACAGAATCATTGATTCAGCAGGCAGAGCCATCAAAGTAAGTACGAAGGAAGGACTTATTCAAAAGTTAGAACTCGTTAGCCCTGAGCAGGACGAACTTTTGGTAGCGTATGAATACGATCAGGAGGGTAACATAAGTGCCATTATTGATGCACTTCAAAAGCCAACCACCATTGAATATGAAAACCATTTGATGGTCAAAAAAACAGATCGTAACGGTCAGACTTTTTATTGGGAGTACGACACCCAAAACCGTTGTACCCACACTTGGGGTGATGGCGGTTGGCAGGAAGGTTGGGTGGACTATCATACGGAAGAAGGCTATAACTTAGTTACTGACGCCAACGGAGCTGTAACCACCTATTATTACGAGCCAAGTCAGTTGGTCACACAGGTAAAAGATCCTATGGGTAACAGTACTTTTTATGACTACACAGAGTTTATGGAACTCTATCGCGAGATTGATCCCGAAGGACGCATCTTGGGCTTTAATTATGATGAAAGAGGAAACAAAACCAGTACAGTTTACCCCGATGGTACAGAAGAAATCATGATTTATGATGAGGAGAATCGTCCATCAATTGCCATAGATCCCGAAGGCAATAAAACGGTCTATCTGTACAAAGAAGATAGGGAGGATCAGCTCAAAACAATTATTGCTCCTGATAAAACTACTACCCATTTTAGTTATCATGATAACGGATTATTAGCGACAGTTGCCAAAAACAACAACAAACTAGAACTGATTTATGACGATCAATTCAACCTTATTGAGTGGCGTGAGAATAGCGAAAAGTTAAAGTCATGGGAGTATGACTATCGTGGGCGCGTACAGGCGATCTACACTCCGATGCAAATGGCTGATTACTTTAGTTATGATGCACTGGATCGGGTAAGACAGATTGTAGAGAAAGACAGTAATGTCATACAGTTCACCTACAACAACTATGACGAAGTAATAGCCCTAAAAGACAATAAAAATAGTATTAAGTTCAGTTATACCCCAATGGGAAGCCTTGCTACTCGAGAGCAGAATGGCGTAAAAGTGCGTTTTGATTACGACAAGATGGAGCAATTGAAAGGCATCAAAAACGAAGACAATGAAGTCTACTATTTTGATAGAAATAAAGCAGGACATATAATAAAAGAAGTAGCTTTTGATGGTATGGTGAAAAAGTACCAGCGTAATTTGGCAGGTGAAGTGACCGGAATAGATCATGGCAACGGAAAATTTACAGAATACGAACAAGATGCACTGGGACGCATTACCAGAGTGGATTATCACGACGGTACTTGGGAAACGTACAGTTACAACAAAAATGGACAGCTCATTGAAGCTACCAACCAAAACGTAAGCATTTATTTTGAACGAGATGCTATAGGGCGTATCATACAAGAAACTCAAAAACAACAGCTCGATGCCACCCAAAATGGCATAACGCTCTTATCAACCTATAACGCTTTAGGACAACGTATCAATATCAGCACCAGTCTTGGAGCCGATATTAATACCCATTACAACCAAAAAGGACAGCTGGAGCGAATAGAAGCCCAAAGCAACGAACTTAAAGAACAGCATCAGAAATGGGAAACCACACTGAAACGAGATGAATTAGGACGTGAAATAGAGCGATTTGCCACAGGGGGACTGCACATTAAAACCAGTTACAACAACAGCGGAAAACAAAAAGAGCAGGAAGTATTTACGAATGGCAAACGTACCGGATCACGTTTTTACAATTGGGACACCAACCAGCAATTGCGCAGTGTTGTAAACCAAATGAATTCAAGTATTACCTACTTTGACTATGATGACTTTGGCAATTTAGCTAAAAGCTATAATGGCACTGAAGAGCTCTATAAAACTCCGGATGCAGTAGGTAACTTATACAAAACTCCCGATCGTAGTGATCGTAAATACGGTAAAGGCGGTAAACTGCTACAGGACGAAAAGTACCATTACAGATACGATGAGCTCGGTAATTTGATACACAAAAGCACAAGAAAAATCAATGAGGAGCTAAAGTTTGAAAAACCAACTAACTGGATCGACAAACTGGCGGGCAACAAAACCGAAGAAACAATATTACAGAAGGAACATCAAAAATGGCAGAACGGAGATACCACTTATAGCTGGTTGGCGAATGGAATGCTGGAAAGCGTAACCAATCCTGATGGAAAAACAGTACAATTTGAGTACGATGCTTTGGGCAGACGTACTGCAAAAATTGCAAACCAAAAAATAAATCGCTATGTTTGGGATCGAGACGTTCTTATCCATGAATGGGAATACGATGTAAAAGATCGCCCTAAATTAATAGCCGCTGAGGATGATTTAGTCTATGATAAAACGGAATCAATTGAAAACCTTATAACTTGGGTATATCAAGGTGGTTCTTTTGTTCCATGTGCTAAGATTGTTGGAGAAGAAAAGTTTTCAATTATTAACGATTATGTTGATCGCCCAGTACAAGCTTACAATAATACAGGTGAATTAGTTTGGGAGGCAGAGTATGATATTTATGGGGATTTATTCAATCTAACAGGCGATAGAAATTTTATTCCATTTAGACAGTTAGGGCAGTATGAAGATGTAGAAACAGGACTATACTATAACCGCTTTCGATACTATAATCCTGAGACCGGATTGTATTTATCTCAGGACCCGATTGGAATTGAAGGAAATAATCCAAATTTCTATGCGTATGTATTCAATTCAAATTTTGAATTTGATTTGTTTGGACTGGATTGTCAGGTTCATCACTTAATA